Proteins from a single region of Candidatus Binatia bacterium:
- a CDS encoding hypothetical protein (possible pseudo, internal stop codon), producing the protein MTDLRPWYAIATPHEDIREGRLAEAVFATNLWAVVQGTAPEVYLDPEEFFRKTYLTTGLSSVLSRVAGALSGGGEAGDRVISLQTAFGGGKTHTLVALWHLAKHAERLKDSPHAEGLRRAIGGQLPQNVKGVAVFTNQTCDATQGRMVEDGVHLRTLWGELAYQLGGKALYQRVRANDESQRVPQGIFVEVLREATPCLILLDELADYCVGAAAVQVGDTTLADQTISFIQQLTESVQQVPGTVVVATLPASKYEVAQSEKGQEAFVTLEKRFQRLGADVKPVADEEIYEVVRARLFESVAPESDPDYPKKVAQAYQAMYAAHPGEVPSEATKGSYRELIERAYPFHPLLIDALYTRWGSHPDFQRTRGVLRLLASIVGDLWKRRQGNTQT; encoded by the coding sequence ATGACAGACCTCAGACCCTGGTACGCCATCGCGACACCTCACGAGGACATCCGCGAAGGTCGCCTTGCCGAGGCGGTTTTCGCCACGAACCTCTGGGCCGTCGTCCAGGGCACGGCGCCGGAGGTTTACCTCGACCCCGAGGAGTTCTTCCGCAAGACCTACCTCACGACTGGGCTGTCCAGCGTGCTGAGTCGGGTCGCGGGGGCGTTATCCGGTGGCGGCGAAGCGGGTGACCGCGTCATCAGCCTCCAGACCGCCTTTGGTGGCGGCAAGACGCACACGCTGGTCGCCCTGTGGCACCTGGCGAAGCACGCGGAGCGGTTGAAGGATTCGCCCCATGCCGAAGGCCTTCGAAGGGCTATCGGCGGGCAACTGCCGCAGAACGTGAAAGGCGTGGCCGTCTTCACCAACCAGACGTGCGACGCGACCCAGGGCCGTATGGTCGAAGACGGGGTTCACCTGCGCACGTTGTGGGGCGAACTGGCGTACCAGCTTGGCGGGAAGGCCCTGTACCAGCGCGTGCGGGCGAACGATGAGAGCCAGCGCGTGCCGCAAGGGATTTTTGTAGAAGTGCTTCGTGAAGCCACTCCATGCCTCATCCTCCTAGACGAGCTGGCCGACTACTGCGTCGGGGCGGCGGCGGTCCAGGTGGGCGATACGACGCTGGCGGACCAGACCATTTCTTTCATCCAGCAACTTACGGAATCCGTGCAACAGGTCCCTGGAACCGTGGTGGTGGCAACGCTCCCGGCCAGCAAATACGAGGTCGCGCAGAGCGAGAAAGGACAAGAGGCCTTCGTAACCCTGGAGAAGCGGTTCCAGCGTCTGGGCGCCGACGTCAAACCCGTCGCCGATGAGGAGATCTACGAGGTCGTCCGGGCTCGCCTGTTCGAATCGGTCGCGCCCGAAAGCGACCCGGATTATCCGAAGAAGGTTGCCCAAGCCTATCAAGCCATGTACGCAGCCCACCCGGGTGAAGTTCCTTCCGAGGCCACGAAGGGGAGCTATCGCGAGTTGATCGAGCGCGCTTATCCTTTCCATCCGCTGCTTATCGACGCGCTTTACACCCGCTGGGGGAGCCACCCGGACTTCCAGCGGACGCGGGGTGTCCTGCGGCTGCTGGCGAGCATCGTCGGCGACCTTTGGAAGCGCCGACAGGGCAATACCCAGACCTAA
- a CDS encoding UPF0332 protein — protein MREGETFLQKAKDSLAAARILLRHGYADFAASRAYYAMFYVAEALLGILGQSYRRHSAVIAAFGREYAKPGKLDPKFHRWLLAAQNYRNVGDYGIEAHVSNADAEAVCSWAQEFIEAAEAWLREKGGDQP, from the coding sequence ATGAGGGAAGGCGAAACCTTTTTGCAGAAAGCCAAGGACAGCCTGGCTGCAGCGCGGATCTTGCTGAGGCACGGCTACGCGGACTTTGCCGCCTCTCGCGCATACTACGCCATGTTCTATGTGGCAGAAGCGCTCCTCGGTATCCTCGGCCAATCGTATCGAAGGCATTCCGCTGTCATCGCTGCCTTTGGCCGAGAGTACGCGAAGCCGGGCAAGCTCGATCCCAAGTTTCATCGCTGGTTGCTCGCGGCACAGAACTACCGCAACGTCGGCGACTACGGGATCGAAGCGCACGTATCAAACGCCGATGCCGAGGCGGTCTGTTCGTGGGCTCAGGAATTCATCGAGGCCGCCGAAGCTTGGCTTCGGGAGAAGGGAGGCGATCAGCCATGA